Genomic DNA from Dioscorea cayenensis subsp. rotundata cultivar TDr96_F1 chromosome 1, TDr96_F1_v2_PseudoChromosome.rev07_lg8_w22 25.fasta, whole genome shotgun sequence:
aactgaaatatagtttttttttacagcttTTGCTTTTacagaaaaaccaatacaaatagttttttttgaactccgaagtgcttaacttataaaaaaaaaatacttctggGTTTtctaaaagctaatccaaacaaaccctaattaaTGAGAACCAAAAGGTGTCTAGCTGATGTATTACatatacaaatttattaatttatttttaatgttgaatttataaagaactatttttgtgttaatattaatattacagCATCAAGGTTGGGGATCAAAGAGTTTGTGCCAGCATATCTGAGCCCAGAACTTGAAAGTAAAGATCTCATAACTGGTGTTTGCTTTGCATCTGGTGCTTCTGGTTATGATCCTCTAACTTCTCAATTAAATGtaattttctcttttccatAACCattcttcaattttaaattcattttttatgtaGGGTTCTTTTTGCATATACTTCcctgaaatatttttatttttctattataaaacttgattttttttttccccaaaaactTTCTAATTTGCCTcaatgaaaattacaaaaattatttctgtgtgtatatatatatatattcttagtgtcttctctgttcttatatatatctacatatacatatatatgtatgatcaTTGGCCATCTCCAGTCTGTTCTATCAATGGATCACCAGCTTGAGCTTTTCCAAGACTACAAGTTGAAGTTGCAAGAGAATGTCGGAAAAATTAGAGCAAACACTATTGTTGAAAAAAGCTTATATGTAATTTCATCAGGAAGCAACGATGTCGCCAATACATACTTTACTGGTCTTTTAAGAAGTACTCATTATAGTTTTTCAGACTATGCTGCTTTGTTGGTTCAGTCCGCATCTTCTTTTATTCAGGTAAAAAGCTTAAACTAATAAAATGAGAAATTCAAACTTACATATAAAGAATTGGAtgtattttacttattttttatttattttaaacaggacttgcatcaattaggagctAGAAATATCGCTATTTTGAGTCTTCCGCCTTTAGGATGTCTTCcgtcacaaagaactcttgctGGAGGATTATTAAGAGATTGCGTTCCTTTGTACAATCAAGCGGCACAAGAGTATAATACTTTATTAATCAAAGAGATAAAGTCACTTTCTAATAAGTTTTCAGGATCGAAGATCAtttatgttgatatatataACAAGTTACTCGATATAATTGAACGCCCCAAACATTATGGTAATTCTCttacatattttattatcatGCACATTGGATATGTTAGTATATCATTTTCCATATTGATTGGTTAAACATACactcatataaaattttaataaaatattctatgataatttttgtatttatcatGCACAAACTGTCattacaattatttatttactaattatttatgttttgtaatATATTGTGCAAGATAACTTACTAACATGAGGTCATTCACAGGGTTTGAAGTTTCCACAAATGGATGTTGTGGGACAGGGAGATTGGAATTAGGAATACTTTGTAAACTAAGTGGGAAGACTTGCATTGATGATACCAAGTATGTATTTTGGGACACTTTTCATCCCACACAAAGAGCATATGAGATTTTGGTAGACCTTGTTGTTAAAGAAGACATAGCACTCTTATATTGAGTGTCATATTTATACAACTAATACTTGTATAAGTGTCTAATTAACACTCTTGTGAtattttgtattcttatcaAATTGAGATTAATTGtaatatttacttatatttatatgttgctatttttaattatcttcaaGATGTTAGAGTTCATTCTACTCATTTTATGTGATttgttgatattataatttctataatttttcttaaggCAAAGTAAAGCTATGCTAGTATTATTTCGCTGGTTAAAAAAACAGAGATCAtgacttatatatttaatttaaattcaatacgtgttttgtttttaataagcaactaaaatatatatctttttaaatataatgtaaaataaatttaatttaactcAAAAACTTAAATTTCTCATGTATAAGaacaacctctctctctctctctctatatatatatatatatatatataaagagagcaaaagtattttggttgttttattGTCCAACATCAACAAGAACTCATAAATTTTGGTCCCATCTCATTGATTTTGGTGGCATTATTATGACTCTTCAAGTTAATATAACTTGATTTTCTTCCATTGGGCTTATTTTTAATGAGTTGATATTGtttaatatcaattttattctcattggttatcattattatgattaattatccAAGCATAATTAAAATGTTGGTTTAATCAGTGGAGCTCCATATATAGTGTTTGATATCACATTTCATATCTGTAAATATTGAAGTCATGAATATATAAggttagtttttttctttgtcctttctattttgattttcttctcaTGACTATGATTTGTCAAATTAAAGTTGGCAAATTTTATCCATATCCAtttacgaaaaaaaaaatactaactcagaacatatatatatatatatatatatatatatatatatatatatatatatatatatatatatatatatatatatatatatatatatatatataagtagaagaattgattatttataattaaatgagtAAAACATATAGGTAACCATTCCAATTTTTTATAGGTAAAATAAGCAAGTACCCGAGGATTTAAAATATAtgcctaaaaatatttttttttaaaaaaaatttaactttagtTTAAATTTCTAGTAGGATAATAGTAATTAAGCActatttgttaaattatttatatttaaaataaaaaatcaaattatgaaaaaaatccatataTCACATCATaaaatctataaattataatttaaaaaaacgaGCCCACATGAATGCGCTGAAAACAAGAACCCatcttgtaattttaaatttatggacatgtgtttaaagattataatgtataataataataacaataataataataataattattattattatttagtcgGTAATTTGAATAACGGGTAAGCGGATACCCTGCGGGTATACTTGTACTCTGcgagtaagggtaagggtatgattttttttattctgaagGGTACAAGTAAGAATATGGGTATGAGGTAGGGGTTACAAGTATGGGTAAgagttttggcataccctatcCATACCCTGtccgttgccatccctattgGTAAAGGAATTTTATAAccgtaaataataataataataataataataataataataatttgttcttttatcaatattattatttaaccaCCTCTTTAATAAATGAATGATATTGCCATTTTGGGTAATGTCGAGGATTGGGAACAGTGGTGGAGACAGAAATTATTGAGTAGAGgggcaaaataaaaaaaaaattcaattaataaaatttttatatttttttaaatttatttatatgttaatttatagtttagtttataaaaattagatgtcaaataataatttttacaaaaactctactaaaaatataatttttatatattatacaaactaatttaaaaaacactaaaaacatACTACataaaatcatttataaaatatcaataaatcaaataataatttttttaaaaaatatatattatggttTACTCCATAGGTATTAATtggtaataaaaattaattttaaaaaaaataaaagaaagagagagatttttaaaaataacaataaaaaatctaaaacaagAGAGAATCCTAAAGAAGAGAGGTAAAAGATAGAagtaaaaggaagagcaaaagGTGATCCACCGGTGACAAGGGGGCCCTTTCCCATGTCCTTTTCTCCCTTTGTCCTGATTAGGGATATGCATGAGGTGACTTGTCcttattatcaaatatatatatatatttatataatattattattcatgttCATAGTATTGAATGCCATACATTCAGCTcaattaatttaacaaatattgATAAGCATATATGAGATTGGTCTCATTTCTTTTGGTAATATACCAAAAGACTAGATTTTAACAAATCTATTGGTATGggatataattatttaaaaaaatatatttattaatcaaaatttaaaaacattagtattaataaatattcgtcaatattatatatacacacacaccatATCTTTTTAACAGACAAATTAACAACagtataatttattttacagGTTTTGCAAAAATCAACAAAGAGGAATCTGTGCAACTGGGAAATTAGAGTTTCTTTTTTGTGCAACCGTTTGTCTCTATTGACATGCATTACATGAATGCTTCATGTTAAGTT
This window encodes:
- the LOC120259083 gene encoding GDSL esterase/lipase At5g42170-like encodes the protein MMLFSYWRKLVVVIVVFSTVILVSDSTAGGDHHHHHHHQENGNGTMPSSFIGVIIFGDSIMDTGNNNFLPTISKCNFPPYGKDFPGHRATGRYSNGKVPSDLIASRLGIKEFVPAYLSPELESKDLITGVCFASGASGYDPLTSQLNSVLSMDHQLELFQDYKLKLQENVGKIRANTIVEKSLYVISSGSNDVANTYFTGLLRSTHYSFSDYAALLVQSASSFIQDLHQLGARNIAILSLPPLGCLPSQRTLAGGLLRDCVPLYNQAAQEYNTLLIKEIKSLSNKFSGSKIIYVDIYNKLLDIIERPKHYGFEVSTNGCCGTGRLELGILCKLSGKTCIDDTKYVFWDTFHPTQRAYEILVDLVVKEDIALLY